The following coding sequences are from one Gossypium hirsutum isolate 1008001.06 chromosome A12, Gossypium_hirsutum_v2.1, whole genome shotgun sequence window:
- the LOC107928762 gene encoding BTB/POZ domain-containing protein At1g63850 isoform X2 has protein sequence MIPNSSRKRQRPPPPHHHASAIVEAFPHRTISEPSQKLPRTSFSFNDPSTADVILRFFIDRSPFDSSNPSDSARHSDLQIYLHSRVISRAKYFSTLLSDRWQHQANNHNAGHDSRTIANCNNMFHLNLGVHDDPTVHLTVLQLLYTYDFPTVIASAATALEILPVALELLFEDCVKACVKFLEAVPWSEEEEKRVLSLIPLLREEESKELLARVSPGEDDFCEEMLHGLIEKAMYSQPNMAFVKVFVAKLLRDFSSRESARRVLERAFDANLRIVKESLEQYSSPDFRGDHNETEAIQRLHLHTAMTNGRHLLWLVERMIELKVADSAVKQWSEQAAFTVDLQKAFRDDAWRNIVPGLPAVMLRCTCKLASAVAAGTILSSRQEFAE, from the exons ATGATACCAAACAGCTCCCGAAAGCGCCAGCGCCCGCCTCCGCCTCACCACCACGCCTCCGCTATCGTCGAAGCCTTCCCCCACAGGACCATCTCCGAACCCTCCCAAAAGCTCCCTCGAACCTCCTTCTCCTTCAATGATCCTTCCACCGCTGACGTCATCCTCCGCTTCTTCATCGACCGTTCCCCCTTTGATTCCTCCAACCCCTCCGATTCCGCCCGCCATTCCGACCTCCAGATCTATCTCCACTCTCGCGTCATCTCCCGCGCCAAATATTTCTCCACTCTTTTATCTGATCGCTGGCAACATCAAGCAAACAACCACAATGCCGGCCATGATTCTAGAACCATTGCTAATTGTAATAATATGTTCCATTTGAATCTGGGGGTTCACGACGATCCGACCGTCCATTTAACTGTGCTTCAACTGCTTTACACCTACGATTTCCCAACCGTCATCGCCTCAGCTGCAACCGCACTCGAAATCCTCCCCGTCGCTCTCGAGTTACTCTTCGAAGATTGCGTCAAAGCCTGCGTCAAATTCTTAGAAGCCGTGCCGTGGAGCGAGGAAGAGGAGAAGAGAGTTTTGAGCTTGATCCCTCTCTTGCGTGAAGAAGAATCCAAGGAACTCCTCGCCAGAGTTTCGCCGGGGGAAGATGATTTTTGTGAGGAGATGTTGCATGGATTGATTGAAAAAGCGATGTATAGCCAGCCTAACATGGCGTTTGTTAAAGTCTTCGTGGCTAAGCTTCTGAGAGATTTTTCGTCGCGGGAATCAGCGAGGAGGGTTTTGGAGAGGGCGTTCGACGCGAATTTGAGGATCGTGAAGGAGAGTTTGGAGCAGTATTCGAGCCCTGATTTTAGAGGGGATCATAACGAGACAGAGGCGATACAGAGGTTGCATTTGCATACGGCGATGACTAATGGGAGGCATTTGTTGTGGCTGGTTGAGAGGATGATTGAGTTGAAGGTTGCAGATTCGGCAGTGAAGCAATGGAGTGAGCAGGCTGCGTTTACGGTGGATTTGCAGAAAGCGTTTAGGGATGATGCTTGGAGAAATATTGTTCCAGGACTCCCTGCTGTCATGCTCCGCTGTACTTGTAAGCTTGCCAGTGCAGTTGCTGCTGGAACAATATTATCTTCCAGACAG GAGTTTGCTGAATAG
- the LOC107928795 gene encoding 50S ribosomal protein L9: MAYIQYGRHALRQIIKETNVQQSHDRLMQPLFYACQGIRYRKLDVILTTSIEKLGKAGETVKVAPGYFRNHLMPKLLAVPNIDKFAYLIKEQRKIYQPKEEEVQVVTKNVEDKSKVYEKAAYRLLNGRLVLRRSINVEKFRAQSTKDDPIELRSPVTKDEIVAEVGRQLCVQIDPENLHLPTPLETFGLFDVQLRMPKSIPLPEGRYNWTLKVKIQGK; the protein is encoded by the exons ATGGCTTATATCCAGTATGGAAGACATGCCCTTCGGCAAATTATCAAAGAAACGAATGTCCAGCAAAGCCATGATCGTTTGATGCAACCTCTGTTCTATGCTTGTCAAGGAATTAGATACAGAAAGTTGGATGTGATTCTTACGACG AGCATTGAGAAACTTGGCAAAGCTGGTGAGACTGTCAAAGTCGCTCCTGGTTATTTTCGCAATCATCTGATgccgaaattgcttgctgttcCTAATATTGATAAGTTCGCTTATCTCATTAAGGAGCAGCGTAAG ATTTATCAACCGAAGGAAGAAGAGGTTCAAGTAGTTACAAAGAATGTGGAAGATAAGAGCAAAGTATATGAAAAGGCTGCATATCGTCTACTTAATGGCCGGCTG GTATTGAGGAGATCTATCAATGTTGAAAAGTTTCGTGCCCAATCGACCAAAGATGACCCAATTGAATTGCGCTCACCTGTGACAAAAGATGAAATTGTTGCTGAG GTTGGAAGGCAGCTTTGCGTTCAAATTGATCCTGAAAATCTGCACCTTCCAACACCTTTGGAAACATTTGGACTGTTTGATGTGCAATTGCGGATGCCAAAATCCATACCGCTCCCAGAAGGAAGGTATAATTGGACGCTTAAAGTTAAAATCCAAGGTAAATAA
- the LOC107928787 gene encoding protein NONRESPONDING TO OXYLIPINS 2, mitochondrial, with amino-acid sequence MASFFGSAMRAGSRTLASRSKTLTVKSLIPNPSTRSLPRASRIVSALGGLESMMPLHSAIASARLQSSIAVDSSCWSCLSQGLATPL; translated from the exons ATGGCGTCGTTTTTCGGATCAGCAATGCGGGCTGGCTCGAGGACCCTAGCTTCTCGGTCTAAAACCCTAACTGTAAAGAGCCTAATCCCAAATCCTTCAACAAGATCCCTCCCTCGCGCCTCAAG gattGTTTCGGCGTTGGGAGGATTAGAGTCGATGATGCCACTTCATAGTGCCATTGCATCTGCTCGCCTGCAATCAAGCATAGCCGTCGATTCCTCCTGTTGGAGCTGCCTCTCTCAAG GACTTGCAACACCCTTGTGA
- the LOC107928762 gene encoding BTB/POZ domain-containing protein At3g05675 isoform X1: protein MIPNSSRKRQRPPPPHHHASAIVEAFPHRTISEPSQKLPRTSFSFNDPSTADVILRFFIDRSPFDSSNPSDSARHSDLQIYLHSRVISRAKYFSTLLSDRWQHQANNHNAGHDSRTIANCNNMFHLNLGVHDDPTVHLTVLQLLYTYDFPTVIASAATALEILPVALELLFEDCVKACVKFLEAVPWSEEEEKRVLSLIPLLREEESKELLARVSPGEDDFCEEMLHGLIEKAMYSQPNMAFVKVFVAKLLRDFSSRESARRVLERAFDANLRIVKESLEQYSSPDFRGDHNETEAIQRLHLHTAMTNGRHLLWLVERMIELKVADSAVKQWSEQAAFTVDLQKAFRDDAWRNIVPGLPAVMLRCTCKLASAVAAGTILSSRQVRMKLVKDWLPVLISCKDNVSPMLPSHKTLYLELEETFLRIISTLPMSDAQVLLQQCLSFSTRNVEDCPHLVTAFNTWFRRASQPPQMENLD from the exons ATGATACCAAACAGCTCCCGAAAGCGCCAGCGCCCGCCTCCGCCTCACCACCACGCCTCCGCTATCGTCGAAGCCTTCCCCCACAGGACCATCTCCGAACCCTCCCAAAAGCTCCCTCGAACCTCCTTCTCCTTCAATGATCCTTCCACCGCTGACGTCATCCTCCGCTTCTTCATCGACCGTTCCCCCTTTGATTCCTCCAACCCCTCCGATTCCGCCCGCCATTCCGACCTCCAGATCTATCTCCACTCTCGCGTCATCTCCCGCGCCAAATATTTCTCCACTCTTTTATCTGATCGCTGGCAACATCAAGCAAACAACCACAATGCCGGCCATGATTCTAGAACCATTGCTAATTGTAATAATATGTTCCATTTGAATCTGGGGGTTCACGACGATCCGACCGTCCATTTAACTGTGCTTCAACTGCTTTACACCTACGATTTCCCAACCGTCATCGCCTCAGCTGCAACCGCACTCGAAATCCTCCCCGTCGCTCTCGAGTTACTCTTCGAAGATTGCGTCAAAGCCTGCGTCAAATTCTTAGAAGCCGTGCCGTGGAGCGAGGAAGAGGAGAAGAGAGTTTTGAGCTTGATCCCTCTCTTGCGTGAAGAAGAATCCAAGGAACTCCTCGCCAGAGTTTCGCCGGGGGAAGATGATTTTTGTGAGGAGATGTTGCATGGATTGATTGAAAAAGCGATGTATAGCCAGCCTAACATGGCGTTTGTTAAAGTCTTCGTGGCTAAGCTTCTGAGAGATTTTTCGTCGCGGGAATCAGCGAGGAGGGTTTTGGAGAGGGCGTTCGACGCGAATTTGAGGATCGTGAAGGAGAGTTTGGAGCAGTATTCGAGCCCTGATTTTAGAGGGGATCATAACGAGACAGAGGCGATACAGAGGTTGCATTTGCATACGGCGATGACTAATGGGAGGCATTTGTTGTGGCTGGTTGAGAGGATGATTGAGTTGAAGGTTGCAGATTCGGCAGTGAAGCAATGGAGTGAGCAGGCTGCGTTTACGGTGGATTTGCAGAAAGCGTTTAGGGATGATGCTTGGAGAAATATTGTTCCAGGACTCCCTGCTGTCATGCTCCGCTGTACTTGTAAGCTTGCCAGTGCAGTTGCTGCTGGAACAATATTATCTTCCAGACAG GTGAGAATGAAGCTTGTGAAAGATTGGCTTCCTGTTCTGATCTCATGCAAAGACAATGTCTCACCTATGCTGCCCAGTCATAAAACACTGTACCTAGAATTGGAGGAGACATTCCTGAGAATTATATCAACATTGCCAATGTCAGATGCACAAGTTCTGTTGCAACAATGTCTAAGCTTCTCAACCAGGAATGTTGAAGATTGCCCCCACTTGGTCACAGCTTTCAATACTTGGTTCCGCAGGGCAAGTCAACCTCCTCAAATGGAAAATCTTGATTAG